Proteins from one Mycteria americana isolate JAX WOST 10 ecotype Jacksonville Zoo and Gardens chromosome 1, USCA_MyAme_1.0, whole genome shotgun sequence genomic window:
- the LOC142404752 gene encoding potassium voltage-gated channel subfamily A member 6-like, which translates to MRAEEPLALAAPRAGGGEAEAEAPGEERSGGSCCSSERLVINISGLRFETQLRTLSIFPDTLLGDPSRRVRYFDPLRNEYFFDRNRPSFDAILYYYQSGGRLRRPVHVPLDIFLEEIRFYQLGQEAIETFREDEGFIQEEEKPLPQHHFQRQVWLLFEYPESSGPARAIAIVSVLVILISIVIFCLETLPEFRQEPKGAQPGFGEAAPPGDEALLPPPPPPSGTPPPLRPAAGAGPFFTDPFFLIETLCIIWFSFELLVRFFACPSKPEFSRNIMNIIDIVAIIPYFITLGTELAQQQQQKQQPGSSSNNGGQQQAMSLAILRVIRLVRVFRIFKLSRHSKGLQILGKTLQASMRELGLLIFFLFIGVILFSSAVYFAETDDPDSLFTSIPDAFWWAVVSMTTVGYGDMYPMTIGGKIVGSLCAIAGVLTIALPVPVIVSNFNYFYHRETDHEEQCQYTHVTCGQQQSPFSEPKKGDSNQSLSKSEFLEAEDLESMKYSNFIPPNNQGYKEKKMLTEV; encoded by the coding sequence ATGCGGGCGGAGGAGCCGCTGGCGCtggcggccccgcgggcgggcggcggcgaggcggaggcggaggcgcCGGGCGAGGAGCGGAGCggcggcagctgctgcagcagcgagCGGCTGGTGATCAACATCTCGGGGCTGCGGTTCGAGACGCAGCTGCGGACCCTCTCCATCTTCCCCGACACGCTGCTGGGCGACCCCAGCCGCCGGGTGCGCTACTTCGACCCGCTCCGCAACGAGTACTTCTTCGACCGCAACCGGCCCAGCTTCGACGCCATCCTCTACTACTACCAGTCCGGGGGGCGGCTCCGCCGGCCGGTCCATGTGCCCCTCGACATCTTCCTGGAGGAGATCCGCTTCTACCAGCTGGGCCAGGAGGCCATCGAGACCTTCCGGGAGGACGAGGGCTTCATTCAAGAGGAGGAgaagcccctgccccagcaccactTCCAGCGCCAGGTCTGGCTGCTCTTTGAGTACCCCGAGAGCTCCGGGCCGGCCCGGGCCATCGCCATCGTCTCCGTGCTGGTCATCCTCATCTCCATCGTCATCTTCTGCCTGGAGACCCTGCCGGAGTTCCGCCAGGAGCCCAAGGGCGCCCAGCCCGGGTTTGGGGAGGCGGCTCCGCCCGGCGACGaggcgctgctgccgccgccgccgccgcccagcggGACTCCGCCGCCcctgcgccccgccgccggcgccggcccCTTCTTCACCGACCCCTTCTTCCTCATCGAGACCCTCTGCATCATCTGGTTCTCCTTTGAGCTCCTCGTCCGCTTCTTCGCCTGCCCCAGCAAGCCCGAGTTCTCCCGCAACATCATGAACATCATCGACATCGTGGCCATCATCCCCTACTTCATCACTCTGGGCACCGAgctggcccagcagcagcagcagaagcagcagcccggcagcagcagcaacaatgGGGGCCAGCAGCAAGCCATGTCCCTGGCCATCCTCAGAGTTATCCGCCTGGTCAGAGTCTTCAGGATCTTCAAGCTCTCCAGGCACTCCAAAGGGCTGCAGATCTTGGGGAAGACTCTCCAGGCCAGCATGAGGGAGCTGGGCctcctcatcttcttcctcttcattggGGTGATCCTCTTCTCCAGTGCTGTCTACTTTGCAGAGACTGATGACCCTGACTCCCTGTTCACCAGCATCCCTGATGCTTTTTGGTGGGCGGTGGTGTCCATGACCACCGTGGGCTATGGGGACATGTACCCCATGACGATTGGTGGCAAGATTGTGGGCTCCTTGTGTGCCATCGCAGGTGTGCTCACCAttgccctccctgtccctgtcatCGTGTCCAACTTCAACTACTTCTACCACCGAGAGACTGATCATGAAGAGCAGTGCCAGTACACCCACGTCACCTGCGGCCAGCAGCAGTCACCCTTCTCTGAGCCTAAGAAAGGGGACAGTAATCAGTCTCTCAGCAAGTCTGAATTCCTGGAAGCAGAAGACCTGGAGTCCATGAAATATTCCAACTTCATTCCTCCCAACAACCAGGGTTATAAAGAGAAGAAGATGCTGACAGAGGTGTGA